A stretch of the Vitis vinifera cultivar Pinot Noir 40024 chromosome 16, ASM3070453v1 genome encodes the following:
- the LOC132255285 gene encoding uncharacterized protein LOC132255285: protein MSDELASTLTSIQEFMAGVSRRLDQIESSRQDPQPVGMVIDETVPHASQTAQTRPPGVSLGTPFHLADHYETIPPPTVTVPPPMVPTIEDTRLAEQEAKVERLESMMRQIRLQDGGLTWDDRDGIPAASLPAKFRMPDIERYSGIGCPKIHLRLYSTVMRAHGIDDAQLVALFPMSLSGAAQRWFASVEPSRLRTWEDVAREFLTQFAFSADIDVSRRELEATRQRPEESISSFVTRWRAKVAGMVDRPKEQDQIDMVLRNLQPRFTRRLVGIPFQDLKSLVQAAFSVEEAIARGLWTDTTPSPDSKGKKLMGPFSRSGEVGAISYQHRRPAHHSLYRPPSVRAHFLHPQYQYQPDYAQEPYIAQTSTQPRPPHPRAATHPPPRPYAQRPARQFTPLGMTLTRAFEKLRDAGVIVPLAPRPLPHPIPPHFRSHEHCLYHQMQGHDTERCSALHHAIQDLIDSGVVDLARPSVTTNPLPTHSTHAVPPPPGLQ from the coding sequence ATGTCAGACGAGCTAGCTTCCACACTCACTTCCATTCAGGAGTTCATGGCCGGAGTCAGTAGGCGCTTGGATCAGATAGAGAGTTCTCGCCAGGATCCCCAGCCGGTTGGCATGGTCATTGATGAGACAGTTCCTCATGCATCTCAGACAGCACAGACTCGTCCACCTGGGGTTTCACTTGGTACTCCATTCCATCTGGCAGATCATTATGAGACCATTCCACCACCTACTGTCACAGTGCCGCCTCCCATGGTTCCTACTATTGAGGATACTCGATTGGCCGAGCAGGAGGCCAAGGTTGAGAGGCTTGAGTCCATGATGAGACAGATCAGATTGCAGGATGgaggtttgacttgggatgaCAGAGACGGCATACCGGCGGCTAGCTTGCCCGCCAAGTTTCGCATGCCAGACATTGAGCGTTACAGTGGGATTGGTTGTCCTAAGATCCATTTGAGACTATACAGCACAGTCATGAGAGCACATGGGATAGATGATGCACAGTTGGTGGCCCTCTTCCCGATGTCACTTAGTGGAGCAGCTCAGAGATGGTTTGCTTCAGTTGAGCCTTCGAGACTCCGCACCTGGGAGGACGTGGCTCGTGAGTTCCTGACTCAGTTCGCTTTCAGTGCCGATATTGATGTATCCAGACGAGAGTTGGAGGCCACTAGACAGAGGCCAGAGGAGTCTATTTCTTCATTTGTCACTCGTTGGAGGGCAAAGGTGGCTGGTATGGTAGACCGGCCTAAGGAGCAGGATcagattgatatggttcttcGGAACCTACAGCCGAGGTTCACGAGACGTCTTGTGGGCATCCCATTTCAGGATCTCAAGAGTTTGGTTCAGGCAGCTTTCAGTGTTGAGGAGGCCATTGCTCGAGGATTATGGACAGATACTACTCCTTCCCCTGACAGTAAGGGGAAGAAGTTGATGGGACCATTCAGTAGATCTGGAGAGGTTGGTGCTATTAGCTATCAGCATCGGAGGCCTGCACATCACTCACTTTACAGGCCTCCTTCAGTCAGAGCTCATTTCCTTCATCCGCAGTATCAGTATCAGCCGGATTATGCTCAGGAGCCTTATATTGCTCAGACCAGCACGCAGCCACGACCACCGCATCCGAGAGCCGCTACTCACCCGCCACCCAGGCCATATGCACAGAGGCCCGCGAGACAGTTCACTCCGTTGGGTATGACtttgactagagcttttgagaagctcaGAGACGCTGGAGTGATTGTTCCTTTGGCGCCACGCCCTTTGCCACATCCTATTCCTCCACATTTTCGCTCCCATGAGCATTGCTTATATCATCAGATGCAGGGGCATGATACTGAGCGTTGTTCAGCACTCCATCATGCGATACAggatttgattgattcagggGTGGTTGACTTGGCTAggccaagtgtgaccaccaaTCCCCTGCCTACACATTCTACACATGCGGTTCCTCCTCCTCCTGGTCTTCAGTAG
- the HT4 gene encoding hexose transporter-like (The RefSeq protein has 1 substitution compared to this genomic sequence): protein MAVGIAVTSHGGHYNGRITLFVVLSCMMAGMGGVIFGYDIGISGGVTSMDSFLKKFFPEVYKRMKEDTKISNYCKFDSQLLTSFTSSLYIAGLVASFVASWITKKFGRKPTILAGGAAFLIGSALGGAAFNVYMVILGRILLGVGVGFANQAVPLYLSEMAPPRYRGAINNGFQFSIGVGALSANLINFGTEKIKGGWGWRVSLALAAVPASILTLGALFLPETPNSLIQRSKDYGKAELMLQRVRGTNDVQAELDDLVKASSLAKTINDPFKKILQRKYRPQLVMAIAIPFFQQVTGINVIAFYAPVLFRAIGLGVSASLLSAVVTGVVGMASTFISMLIVDKLGRRVLFLVGGIQMLVSQIMVGGILAAELGDHGGVSKVYAFLVLLLICVYVAGFGWSWGPLGWLVPSEIFPLEIRSAGQSITVAVSFIFTFIVAQTFLSMLCHFKSGIFFFFGGWVVLMTAFVYYLLPETKSIPIEQMDRVWKEHWFWKRIVVEKLSNPKMETA, encoded by the exons ATGGCAGTGGGAATTGCAGTAACAAGCCATGGTGGGCACTACAATGGAAGAATAACCCTATTTGTGGTTCTATCTTGTATGATGGCTGGCATGGGAGGAGTCATTTTTGGATATGATATTGGAATTTCAG GCGGGGTGACCTCAATGGATTCATTTCTAAAGAAATTCTTCCCGGAGGTGTACAAGAGGATGAAAGAAGACACCAAGATTAGCAACTACTGCAAATTTGACAGTCAATTGTTGACCTCATTCACATCCTCCCTGTATATTGCTGGCCTTGTTGCTTCCTTTGTTGCTTCTTGGATCACTAAAAAGTTCGGGCGCAAGCCAACCATCCTTGCTGGAGGGGCTGCCTTTCTCATCGGATCAGCACTAGGTGGTGCCGCCTTCAATGTCTATATGGTTATATTAGGCCGGATTTTGCTTGGCGTTGGCGTTGGTTTTGCAAACCAG GCAGTGCCACTCTACCTATCCGAAATGGCACCACCAAGATACAGAGGGGCAATCAACAATGGCTTTCAATTCAGCATTGGCGTTGGGGCTCTATCAGCTAACCTTATTAACTTTGGCACTGAAAAAATCAAAGGCGGTTGGGGCTGGCGAGTTTCTCTAGCATTGGCTGCAGTTCCGGCTTCAATCCTCACCCTAGGGGCACTTTTTCTCCCAGAAACCCCCAATAGCTTAATCCAACGAAGCAAAGACTATGGAAAGGCTGAGCTGATGTTGCAGCGTGTTCGAGGCACAAACGATGTCCAAGCAGAACTTGATGATCTGGTAAAAGCAAGCTCCCTAGCAAAAACCATCAATGACCCGTTCAAGAAAATCTTGCAAAGGAAATATAGGCCTCAACTTGTTATGGCAATCGCTATACCATTCTTTCAGCAAGTAACGGGAATCAATGTCATTGCATTTTATGCTCCCGTACTTTTCCGGGCAATTGGATTAGGTGTGAGTGCATCCCTCCTGTCAGCAGTTGTGACCGGCGTAGTTGGTATGGCCTCCACCTTCATCTCAATGCTCATAGTAGATAAACTCGGCCGAAGAGTTCTTTTCTTAGTCGGGGGAATACAAATGCTGGTCTCACAAATTATGGTAGGAGGAATATTGGCAGCTGAGCTTGGTGATCATGGTGGGGTGAGCAAAGTGTACGCTTTTCTGGTTCTGCTTTTGATTTGTGTTTATGTCGCTGGGTTCGGGTGGTCCTGGGGTCCATTGGGATGGTTGGTTCCAAGCGAGATTTTCCCACTCGAGATTCGATCAGCTGGGCAAAGCATCACAGTGGCAGTCAGCTTTATCTTCACTTTCATTGTAGCTCAAACATTTTTATCTATGCTCTGCCATTTCAAGTCTgggattttcttcttttttggggGTTGGGTGGTGTTGATGACTGCATTCGTGTATTATTTGCTGCCAGAGACTAAGAGCATTCCCATTGAACAGATGGACAGAGTCTGGAAGGAGCATTGGTTTTGGAAGAGAATTGTGGTTGAAGAGCTCAGCAACCCTAAAATGGAGACAGCCTAA